GTAGCCATCATGTAGTGGCTTGGGCtcaaattctcttttttttttttttttgcaatggagaattataagtaaaatgtcAATCAAGTGGCAAAGTGCAGTTTCTTGGGTGGAACTTTTAGCTTAATTTAACACCCCCCCACACCCCAAAACCACCTGAGGCTAACTGAAAACTTTTGTTGTGGGTTTCATCAATGTGGATTGCATTTAGGTCAGATGTTCTAAGAATGTTCTAAGAAAGTGTTTAAGCACATTCTCCATTAATGCTTGACCCATTAATGGAGAATGCGCTTAAACACTCTCTCTGCATTGTCATTAAACATACAGATCAGGCATTGGGAATTTGGGAAGGAGAACACAATTTTCCCTTTTTGCATATAAAATCACATGCACACAAATTGCTCAGACACATGCATCTACTCTATTGTGGGCATCATAAGCTAAGAGTTGTCAATGTGCAATGCACTCCGAGTTGCACGGTGGTGAAGATGGtttcaacatatatttttgAACTCATGTCGTCTGTTCTCATGCATAGGTTATGGCAAGCAAATCAAAGATCTACATCGTTCTTGAATTTGTTGGTGGTGGCGAGCTCTTTGACCAAATAGTAAGAAATTGAACTATATAATTGAATGATGTTATATGTGCATCCcatggtatttatattttgtggtCGAGAGCCGCTAAAATCACGGGAGGAAAATCACAGTTCACGGTCACTGTTCATGTGAGTGTGCTCACGAAAAACTCCCACGTGATTTTAGCATTGGTGTCATATTGACAAGTTTCATGTTGGGTTCGTGTATGTGTAATCACTGGTTCCAACCAGTGGTTAGTATCCTTCTATTTACGCAACAGATTCCCTTATTTGTTCTCTCATTCAGGCCAAGCATAGGAGACTTAAAAAGGATGAGGCCAGCAGATATTTCCAACAGCTCATTAATGCTGTGGATTACTGCCACAGTAGAGGCGTGTACCACAGAGATTTGAAGGTTTAACAAACTTCCTAACCTTTCTGCTTCGACATAATGCTTACTGGGTGTTTTCAGAAATGATCTCATCTTTTTTAGGTAATTGATTCAGTAGGTTGTGAATGATCATTAATGTAGTGTTCTGCATCATTTGCAGCCTGAAAATCTTCTTCTAGACTCATATGGTGTCCttaaagtttcagattttggatTGAGTGCGATCTCACAGCAAGTACGGGTAAGTGGTGTTCCACTATTCCCTAGATTCTACAGGTGTACTTCTTTTCCATTGGCTTTCACTGTTTGGGTTAGGCTTTATTTCCTGTAGTAAAGCTGCTGAGATATTTGAAGTCACTTCTAATCTATAAGTGGTTACAAATGCCCGCAAACACAGGTTCAATTTTTGGGGAAGAAGGGGTGTCTTATGGTTGGAGTGAAAATTTCTATCCTTCTTCCCATTGTACTTTGTGAAACCTCTAATACATCATTCCTTTTTCCTTTGAAAGAAGTGGACATAATGCAGTATACATTGCATTAGCCTCTTTTGGGGGGTTTCCACTTTAGCTGCAATTGCCAACTCTTTTAGGCGAATCATGTCAAAGCCTTGTTCTCTGATATCTAACAGAAGAACATCTCATGAATACCAGGAACTTTATCATAAAGGACCAGATCCTATTTGAATATGTCacattaacatgttgcaaaagGAGCAAGTAACTCCCGGAGTACCAACACGTGGTACTTCCATCCTATTATAGGATGGCATGCCAACTAAAATTGATGCTTGCATAAGATTCTCTTTTTTATGAGTATGCTTGCATACGAAACTTTAATTACATGGCATGTTGTAATATGATATAAGTACCACGCCATCCATACTCTAGGAATACCTAATAATTTTCCTCATAAAAGAGAGGAATCGTTTGATGGGTTGGTTGGGTTTGATTGAGAAGTGGAGTGTGGTTGAGTTCATAAATATTTGTGGATGCGAATACCAGAAAAAGATACATATTTTGATGTTGTATAGCTGCTTTTAGTGAAGCTAGCAAATATGGGAAAAGGAATAGAAAAAACTTAACTCTTGATAGTGCCCCTAAAGGTCACACTCTATTACTATGCTCTGAATTCATATGCTTCTCCCATTGCATTCTTGCCTATAGAAGGAACTCAAATGTGATCCTTCTTTCTTGTATACATGCTCTTgaacccttctctctctttctttgatCAAATTACTTGGTTACTTATTTAAAAAGAGTTGTCCCCTGTTGTCAATATTTGTCGTTGTCTTTACTAGAACTTGCATTGAAATTCAAGCTTATAAGGAAATTCCAGAGCCAGTCTTCCTGTATATGCTTCTGTCATTGCCTTCTCGATTACAGAGGAGAGCAAAGAAGACCTGTGGATCTCTTTGAATTCTTTTGGATAAATTCTGTTTAATGTTAGTAGCACTGCTTTAACAACTTGGTTTTGATATTCCTTTAATTGCATTGTCAAAGGATTGGATTGCTTTAACTCAATCCTCATTAGCTCATTCAAACTAGTGATGAGGCTAAGTTTTAAAACAGATTTTAGAGTTTTCATAATTAGCTCATAATTAGCTCAGATATTTCCTACTTTTACCGAGTCAATTGATCACTTATTTCGTCGCCGCATCCAGAGCTGTGAGCAAGTTGAGTTTTAGAGTTTTGGATGGTGGTATTGAGTTCTTTACGATATTGTGACCACTCCTTAgttattttgtggaaaaaaatgTGGAAAGCTCTCATGAGCCTGTATATTTTCATATAGGataatttgaatttgttttatCTTTAGTCATACATGTTTCAGTATAGATTACATAGGGCtcacttatttgtttttgttagtGAAAACCGTGTTACTTTTCCAAGGTGAATGGGTGATTTATGGGGGGCATAAGCATTATACATCATGAAGACCCtagttaaatttctcttattgcAGGAGGATGGGCTGCTTCATACTACCTGCGGTACCCCCAATTATGTTGCTCCCGAGGTATCTACCTACAAGTTTATGAATCTAATAGAATGAATTAGTGAAACTCTGTATTTGATTTCTGACATGTGATGCTGTTGTATTAGGTGCTAAATGATAAAGGTTATGATGGTACATCGTTTGATATTTGGTCTTGTGGGGTCATTCTCTTTGTTCTTATGGCTGGGTACTTGCCTTTTGATGAACCAAATCTCGCTGTTTTGTATAGAAAAGTAAGTCTTTCCAGATTTTGTATCCCTGTTTGAACAGTGAGAATCTCATTTGTCTGATCGTCACATTCTTTTGAACTTCAGATTTGCAAGGCTGACTTCACATTCCCATCATATTTTTCAACTGGTGCAAAGAAACTGATAAAGCGTATTCTTGATCCAAACCCTCTTACAGTGAGCTCCACAGCTTTTCTTATGAGAAATTTATTTACCGTCTTTCTATCCCCTCATTTcctaaattttatatgaaaaattctagacataagcctcacactatgcacaccacttaaaaatatataattttacttttttaccctcataatttatattgaattgaaatatgaaatataaagataaaaaagtaaaattatatgaatttaagtaGTGTGTAGGGGTGTGGGGCTTATGTGTAGCACaacttaaattttattacattGTAGATAGGTTAGGTGAGCAAAGGGTATatgaaatggttttttttttttttataagggtaTATGAAATGTTTAAGATACGGCATTCATAGCattcattatttttgttaaaattgtgGTGCTATATGTCAGCGGATAACAATTCCTGAAATCTTGGAAGATGAATGGTTTAAGAAAGGGTACAAGGCAGCATACTCTGAGGAGCAGCAGAATGTAAATCTTGATGATGTAGATGCTGTATTCAATGACTCAGAGGTAAGACTTCTTGGTCctgttttccatttatttatCTAAGTGAAGATGTCCGGTTAATGTGCTAGTTACTggcttttaataaaaattagttcACCTTCCTAGTTCCATTGCTCGGATCTCAGTACTGAAGTTTTTTGGTTTCTTCCCATGGCATTATAAACTAACAAAGTAGTCCATCTGCAAACATAAATATGAGGCCAAGTTCCTCCTGAATTTTGTTCTATGTATGCTTATTCTGCAGGAACATCTTGTTACAGAAAGAAAGGAGAGACCTGTATCCATGAATGCCTTTGAGCTTATATCTATGTCCTGGGGTTTTAGTCTTGAAAATTTGTTTGAGAAGCAGacagtatgtatgtatgtaaaatTTCTCTGTTTTCTGGTCATGCATATTACCATTGGAATTGATGTGTCACCCTTCAAAATTTCGGGAGAGTGAATTATCAATGGTGCATCATATTGGTGCTTTGGGATTTTTCATTGTCTTTTTGGAAACCTATTGTGGAAATCTATTTTATCTCACCACAGGCAAAATCATCCTGAAACTCAGAACCATGGTAGTTTAATTTTTCCAGGTGGATGGCACTTTCTGTACAGATTCATGTTATATGTATTATGGATATCTGTTATCAATGTTTAATGATCCTCACTATGtttctataaattttaactCTACAGGGTCTTGTGAAGCGAGAAACCCGTTTCACTTCCCAGCATCCTGCAAATGAAATCATGTCTAAAATTGAGGAAGCTGCAAAGCCTCTTGGCTTTAATGTTCACAAGAGAAACTACAAGGTAATAATTCTCACATTAGACATATTGATTGAATTTCTTTTGGGTAAGCTCATATTGATTGGATTTGCTTTGTTTGAGGTGGTATTGTGTCCAAGTTATTTCATTCTGAACTGTAAGTTCTGTTTAGAAATTCCtatatgcacttttttttttttgtagaaattCCTATATGCACATGTTTCTTAATTTCCAACAATTCCAGATGGGCACCTCGCTGTTGCAACTGAGGTATGCAGTTATTCTTCGGCTTAAAAGTTTTATGGTACCACATCAGAATACTGTGTGCAATTGATGTATTCTCAACTTCAGGTGTTTGAGGTAGCTCCTTCCTTGCACATGGTAGAGCTTCGAAAAACTGGCGGCGACACATTGGAGTTTCACAAGGCATGCCAGCTTTTCTTCTACTTCTATATTTTTAGCTTTGCTTAGTTTGGTTAGGAAAACAGTGgaagcaaaaataatttttgaatcgATAAgtttcatcatataaaaatatatggtaAATGCTGCAcgggctcgtttggatacagaggtgagatgaaacacctcatctcatctcatctgattttaactaataatctcactactattcacaaactatctcaactaatctcatttcatctcatctcactatccaaacggactTTTCTAATACGATATTGCCTTAATTTTTCTCgagtttttaaacttttaagaagTGAAAATTATAGTAAACAAGCATGTGAAAGAGTTTTCTATAATTACCTTTTTCCTCTCTTCTGTCTGAACTAAATTGAAGAATGTTGCAAAAAGTATTTGAATAGCTAAGTTTTTGCTATTTATTGATTTGGTTATCAATGCTCTGGTCATATGGCAGTTCTACAAAAGTTTCTCGTCTGGATTAAAAGACATAATGTGGACCAGTGAAGAATATACTGATGGCCTGAAGTagtaatctctctctttctctccctctctctgcgTGTTGTCATGTGTGGACACTATTTCATTGACTCCACTGATTAATTGTCCAAGCAGGTCATAGTCTACTGTGCCTTTGAGTCGAGTGTTGAAATTGCATTTGTGGACAAAGTAGCAGACGGATATCCACTTTTGGAGAAACTAGCAGCATGTGTCCGCTACTTTCAGTCTGAATGGGTTCTTGCAAAGCAATACCAAAGGCAAAGAATCTCAAGCCATGGGAACTAGGATTGAAAGTAAACAAAACTACTCAACAAATTGCACGAGATCTGCTTGGTCAAACTCAAATTCGACTCGACTCGATTCATTTACTAGATGAAGTGGTCATGAACACATTATTAtaattgaatattaaaaatagaacGCCTATAAAATTAGGTCCGGCTCATATAAACTCGAATaacttcaacaaaaaaaaaacttgaataatttcggttatattattatttttatatctataataaGAGTTTGTtacctatataattttttaagcatcctctattttatcaagttactttatcattttattttattttttattttactttattgacTTATCTCAATCCTTCCCAAGTTAAATtcttttttgagaaatgataaacttatcactaaataataatttgtatacaattatataataaaataaaataaaataattttaaattttattttatttttacttttgatttgatgtgtttaaatttaataaaaaaatattatcatatttaaaattgtttacaAGTTGTGAATGGGTTGTTAGTCTTTcactacttatttatttatttattatgttgtcTTTcctactattataatatatccgcttcatttttttaatttaagatgGAAAACGGTTTAAAGACGAAAAGATTTCcttctatttataattactAATTCAATAGAGGGGAAAACAAACTTTTTCTTCCTATAGTAGTCTCTATTTTGTAGGCATCTTATAGGGGCAATAGTTTTCCATTACTAGTCATTTTGATCTTACtttttcaataaagaaaaaagattattaatCTTAAGCTCAATTTGaattgagaaacactctcaatctatttcattttatctcaccattataatttttttaaatttttatgtaaaatacaataaacaattcaacttttttaaatcttaaaataataataatattaaaaaataatattataacaatattttatttaactttcaactatcatctcaactcactatccataCCTAATCTTATTATAGCTATTGATTTATCGTTACTTGCCCTTTTAGttttctcatcttattattattttaattactttaattatgCTTGCGGATTGCATGGGTTAATGGCtagtatttatttaagaaattagTGGAAATTATGtacttaattctttttttttattattgaaaacattACAAACTTTTCATTTTAAACAGCAAACATTACAACTATTTATCAACCCAAACAGGTTGTTTAATAGAAATAGGAATATTATCACATCAAACATTGACATCCTGGACATTCAAAGCTAGTTTAGTTAACTTGTGAGCCACCACATTGGCATCTCGAAATACATGTTGAATATAATACTTAGACATTCTTTGCATCAATTGTTTAACATCCTGAAGTATATGCCCTATCAAAGATGAAGAATCAGTTGGAGCTTGGATATCTTGAACCACCAATATTGAGTCACATTCAATCTGAATTCATGAATATCCATAGGAAGACAAAATTGCATACCTCTCAGGACTGCAAACAATTCTACTTCATATGAATCTGTCACAACCAATTCTTTCTTTGACACTGCCATAAGAACCTCTCCCTTCCTATCTCTTAGTACTAAACCCACACCTGTTGCACATTGTTCATGAAAAATTGCTCCATCtacattcaatttgaaaatattatttgcagGCCGAGACCACTTTGTAATTCTATTTTTCCTGGTTATTGCATCTGATTTGATAATCTTGCACATCTGTTTCATTGAGATAGCTTGAGAAACTAACCATTCAGCTTATAGCAGTTTGTCCTAAAAAAATTTCTGGTTTCTCCTAAACATGGTACTTACACTCTTATGATATATGtacatacaatttttttcaaaatattaacaaataggCAATGTATGTTTGTtaaaatatgaaactaaacTTACAAAGATACAATATAGATAATCTATTTTGTCTAAATGAAATAGCTCAGTAAACTTGTAGAATAACAAATAAGTTGTGTATGAACATAAAACATACTTCGGTGATTAGTTTGAACTCTACCTGTAAAGGACGTGTCTCATTTCCAGCTACAACCGTTCACCTGTGTGATGACAAGAAGTTTCGGCGTGATACGCCTGGGAAAactctgatgcttaagttagtaaGTGTAACAAACAATTCAGAATTCAAAAGAGAGAGATCGATCCTTTACTATCAAGGGTTACCTGGTATATATAGATTCCAACATGATGCCTATCTGTCGCAGAGTTTATTGGTGTGGATCATTACCCAGTAGTCGAACTGATCACATATCTGCATGAAATCTTTATCTTCCCGTGAAAGGTGGCGTGTGGTGTGTGCATGACTTTGCTGGGCTTTGGACTCTCTAATTCCCTTCGGTTAACAAAGAACATTTTATACTGGGCTTCTTTCATTTGGGTTTTTAACACAAAATGGGCTCTTAACTAAAATAGGCCCTCCAGCTACCCCGCTAATTCTCTTCGCCCCATGGCATAGGGAAGTCATGTTGATAAATCTTGCTGCCTCATAAGTGTCGTGAACCTCGTTATGGGTCCCTTATTTGTTTCCAGCCCTAAATCTTTTAATGGCTTACCACTGGCTTGTGTATGCGCAAGGCGCATAGGAAAGCAAATGATTGTTGAGACAAGCCCATCCCATCTATGAACTATTGAGTATCCACCAGTCTTTGATATTCCTCTTCCTGCGCCgtttcactttttcaaaaatcGAGGAGCTCCCATGATTTCCTACTAATGTGGCGAAAGAGGAGGGGGCTTTCGTGTGACGGTTACTCTTTAGCTTCAGTGTTAGGCCATGATATCTACGGTTGCTGGCATTCCATATTCGCCCTTATTTAAATACCTCTTCTATGTCTTCTTCATCCTTCTCTCTGCTCATTTTTCCTCCTTGTGCCTTTCTTGCCCGTGCTtcctttcttgttcttgtttcttacCCATTCTGTCGTCTTGCTTCTTTTCCCTTCCAGTTTTCATGGCTGAACATGGTGACAGCTCTATACAACCTTTTCAAGTCTCGGAGGGCACGACCTTTGACTAGCATGGGTGGCATTCAGCCCTTCAAAAGAAGCATCTTCTCGAGATTAAGAGGAATATCACATCCCTGAGGAGGCAGTGATGGAGGTTCCCCCATCGGGGTGCTGTGATGATGAGGGTTTTGCAGGCAAGGTTACTTTGACCACGTCCCTGATGTCCCATGGGTTGAGACTTCCCTTCTGTCGCCCCTACGCGACATCTTGGACTTACTCGATATAGCGTTCGCTCAGCTCCATCCTTTTGCATTGAGGGCTTATCTTTGTGCCTGCATTGTTTTCCACATGGTCTTGGAGCCTCTTGGGAATCTTTACCCTAACCTAACTGCCCAAGAGTTTTTGGCTTTCTACAACGTGAGGCCAACCACCAAGGGCAATGTTGCCAGCTTTCGCAAGAAAGATAAAGGGCAGACTTTGGCCCGATTTGAAACTTGGTATTCTAACGCCAAAGCTTGGACAACCAAGTTTGTCTTTATCACTGGCTAGGGCTGGGACTTTCCCGCCCAAGAAGCCCTATTTCGAGATTTTCCAGTTAAGGCGATATGGTGCCCTCTTCCTAATGATAAGTGTTTGTGGGCAACCATGTCGCCTTTGTCACGTAGGGAGCTGGCCCGAATTGAGATTGTCCGTTCTTGAGCTGCTGCCCACCCTGAAGATCTTTGGATTGATTTTTTGTTGATGCCTAATTACATTGACCGGTTTCTGATGTCCCCCAATCATTCCCATGTTCAGGGGCGTTCGTTAatgatttcaaatataattcCTACTCCTTTACGAAAACCCTCCGAGAAAAACAAGGAGGATGGCCAGTCCGAGCAaggaaagaaggagaagaaaagatctgagaagaaagaaagtaaagagaATAGGGAagtaagaagcaagaaaaagaatgatggtaaaagtcaaagaaaaagaGGTCACTCTGAAAGCTTTGGCGCCCTTGGAAGGTGCCCAGACTCAGACGCCTATGTAGCTAGCCACCGATGTGCTCCCTATGCCACAGTTAGAGGAAACTGTTGCACCCTCGGAGGGCTATCAGGCTCATCTACCCACCCCATCTATTACTGCCGCACTTCCAGTACCTTGCGGTTCCTCTGCGCAACCACGTTCTTCTGGCCTATGAGATGTTGAAAGTTTGGCTAGCATGTCTCTTTTCGATTTGGCTGCCACTTTCCAGGTTGAGCCCCTCGGCCGGCACACCCACTAGCAACCAACCTTACATTTGAATTTCCAGATGTTGAAGGTTAGGTGTGGGAGGGTGAGCTGGATGCTGTGTTCGTGACTGCTCTTAACTTGGATGTTGTCACAGGCATAGGGGTTCGCCCACCCATGGCAGGCGGTCTCATTCCTTCCCCGGCTAGGGATGTTCGTGAAAACTTGAGCGTTATGGCTACTAATTAGGGCGGCGCCATTGGGTGTACATCCTCTTGCTGTAGTCCGTGTCAAGGTAGGGGCAAAACAATCAGCCCCAGAGCCCCCCGCCAGTCATAGTCTCTGGGGGGAAGTATCCCTTCTTGGTTGGCAGTGGCGAAGGCCTCTCTTTTCCTCCCCTATGTACCCCATCCTTTGGGGGAGACACCGTTTCCCTCTTCGAAGAGGAATGGGGCAATTTTTTGCAAGAAGATACTCGCCTAATCGAGGCTGACTTGGCCTACGCCAAGTCCCCCCTTCCACCTATATGCCTCGGGGGTCTACCAGAGAGGGTGGCAGATTCAACCCTGAGGCTTGCAAAGGCTTCCTCGCTTAGGGTTGTTCCTAGCCCTAGGGAGATCATTGGTGGTGATGCCAGTGGCGGTGCCTCCTCTACTTCTGCCAATGCCCAAGTCAAAACCATTGCTCAGATGGTTAACCACTTAAAAGACTGGTTTTCTAAGGTATCATGCggcatgtttgtttttcttgttgtgCTTCCACGCAGTTTCTTACTTGGgttgtttcactttcttttataGAGCATTAATGATCTGGTAGCGTGGATTGTGGCAGATTGTGCCCGCCTAGAGGAGGAGGCCAAGGAGCTGTGAAAGTTGTGCTATGTCACCAAGCGTGCTTCCGAGAAGTGGCAGGCTGATAGGGCTAAGCTAGACGCCctggtggagaagaagaaaaagcttGAAGTACTGCTCGAGCAGTCGGAGGGTTACTCCCATTCGCTGCAAGGCGACTTGGAGATTTACGAGGAAGAAGTCCTTTAGCTCCGTGAAGCTGCGCGCCTTGCCCAAGAGGTGAAAGTCAAGGATGACTTTGCCCTGAAGCTCCTCTAGTCTGAAAGGGACTCGGCGAGGTCCCAACTTTCTGAGGCTCAGAAAGGCTTTGAACCTGAGTTGGTTCGCCTTAACTCTGATCTTCTTGCTCGTAGCAAGGACTTAGACTCGACCCGTGAAGAGTTGACTCGTTCCCAGAAGTACGGTCATGAGTTATCCCAGCAGCTAGCAGCCTCCCTGAAGAAAGCCCGCTTTACTACCCTTAATCTTTCTGAGGCACAAGGGGCTTTGGCAGATCTCCAAGAGCGCCATTAGAAGTATAAGGATGACTGCAGTGACTCAAACGAGAACCTTAGGAAGGAAAATTTGGTTGCCATCGTCAAGGACCAGCAGCTGACCCTTAAAAAAGACGAGCTTGCTATTGCCTAGGTTGAGATTGAATGCCTGCGCGGTCAGTTAGCTTGCGTCCCTGCTACCGGGGATCGCACCTTTGCTTACGGCTATGGTTCTGGCATCCTAAGGCTCAGGGCTCGCCTTGTGATAGATCCTGCTACGAACCTTGCAACTTTGGACTGGCGCTTATTCTTTCCCAAAGAAAACAACTGTTTTCGGGTTGACACGTTTGGGCGAGATGAGATGCCTGATGCTTTTATAGGCATACCTCCACTACCGCCGACAGATGATGCTCCTTAGCTTCTTGGcctctctattttttccttggaatttttgtgttttgctttTGATGTACCttcattttgtttaataatagactttGGTTTGTTCTAAAACCTGCAATGATGTATGTTTGTTAATTTCATTGTTATATGTCTTTGGTTCCGGACTTTCTACTTTATTTGAGTTGCTTGCTCTTTTAACCTTGGTCTTGTAAACTGCTAGAGTTCTTGAGAGGGGTGGCGTGGTCTGAAGACCTCTGCGCCCTTTTGCATGGCACCACAAGTTGCTAAGGTTTGCTTTTGGTGTTTAGGGGTGGTGCGGTCTGATGACCTCCGTGCCCTTTTGCATTGCACCACAAGCGACTAAGGCTTGCTTTTGGTGTTTAGAGGTGGCGCGGTCTGATGACCTCCGCACCCTTTTGCATGGCACCACAAGCAGCTAAGGCTTGCTTTTAGTGTTTAGGGGTGGCGTGGTCTGATGACCTCCGCGCCCTTTTGCATGGCACCACAAGCTGCTAAGCTTTGCTTTTGGTGCTCACCCTAGTTGTGCTTATCTTTACTAAGGATTTACCAATCAAAGAAAGTGCGAAAAATTGTGAGTAGTTATAGGGTAATGCAAATGCTCCCACAGTCATGGATATAAATGTAATAACGTGAATATGGAAGAAACGAAATTAACAGAAATAGAAATACTGTAAATGCTACTAAAAAAATTTCCTTAAGTGCTCTGCGTTCCATGGATGTGGCAGTTCCTTGCCTTGGCTGTCTTTTAGTCTGTACGACCCAGGCCTGTTGTTAGCTACCACAAGGTAAGGCCCTTCCCATCGGGGCCCCATTTTTCCTTCACCTTGGGTAGTCACCCCGCTTTTCTTTGAGACCAGGTCTCCTACTTTAAAAGTCCTAGGCCTTACTCTCTTGTTGAAGTATTGATTAGCTTTAGCTTTTTCTTGCAACATCCTGTCTTCCACTATTTCCCTTTCTTCCTTTAATAAGTCGAGGTACTCCTCCATCTTTTTATCGTTTTGGGCGGTCGAGATGTAACTCGTTCTATAGCTTGGAAGCCCTACTTTGACTGGGGCTACCGCCTCGCAACCATACACCAACGTGAATGCAGATTCCCCCGTTAGAGTCTTTACCGATGTTCTATACGCCTAAAGCACCCCTGGTAGCTCCTCcgctcattctctctttttctctgtGACCCTTTTCTTTAGGATCGAGAGTAATGCCTTGTTTGTTGCTTCTGCTTGTCTGTTCGTTTGCGAGTGGCCTAGTGAGGAGTACTTCACCTTAATCTTCAACTCCATACACCATTCTCTGAAATGGTCGGAGTCAAATTGACGCCCGTTGTCTGTCACTATGCTCTGCGGGATCCCAAATCTGCAAACAATATTTTTCCACAAGAACTTTATCATGGTCTTGCTTGTTACAGACACCAGTGGTTCTGCCTCCGCCCACTTTGTGAAGTAATCCATGGCCACAATCATGAATTTTACTCTGCCTCTTCCTGGTGCGAAAGGTCGAACCAGATCCACACCCCATTGGGCAAAAGGCCAAGGTGCTGTCATAGATGTTAACTCCTCTAGAGGGGAGTGTGGTACTAGGGCATATGCCTGGCATTCGATGCACCTTTTACTGAATTCTCGTGCGTCCCTCAATGCGTTGGGCCAGTAGTATCTTGCTCTTACTGCCTTTCTGGCCAAAGTTCTTCCACCTAAATGGTTTTCACATATTCCTTCGTGTATTTCTGCCAATACATACTGCACATCTTTTGTGGAAATGCATCGTAGTAGTGGGGCGGAGAAACCCCTTTATAAAGAACTCCATTGATGAGCAGGAATCTTGCCGCCTTCCTTCTTATCCTCCTTGCCTCCTCCTTTGCCTTTGGTAACTTCCCTTCCTCTAGGTACTCAACCACCTCGCTTGCCCACTTTGGGATGTTGGAACCCATGGTGCCCACTTCTATC
This window of the Juglans regia cultivar Chandler chromosome 12, Walnut 2.0, whole genome shotgun sequence genome carries:
- the LOC108999298 gene encoding CBL-interacting serine/threonine-protein kinase 9-like — its product is MSLKKKPATRTRVNTGDCVAIKILDCNQVLRHKMVDHLKREISTMKLIKHPNVVKLFEVMASKSKIYIVLEFVGGGELFDQIAKHRRLKKDEASRYFQQLINAVDYCHSRGVYHRDLKPENLLLDSYGVLKVSDFGLSAISQQVREDGLLHTTCGTPNYVAPEVLNDKGYDGTSFDIWSCGVILFVLMAGYLPFDEPNLAVLYRKICKADFTFPSYFSTGAKKLIKRILDPNPLTRITIPEILEDEWFKKGYKAAYSEEQQNVNLDDVDAVFNDSEEHLVTERKERPVSMNAFELISMSWGFSLENLFEKQTGLVKRETRFTSQHPANEIMSKIEEAAKPLGFNVHKRNYKVIILTLDIIPDGHLAVATEVFEVAPSLHMVELRKTGGDTLEFHKFYKSFSSGLKDIMWTSEEYTDGLK